A segment of the Xylanibacillus composti genome:
CCACATCAAGGATTCAGTTGAAGTGTTGCAACTACCTTCATACTCGAAGCTGTTTGCTGAACAAATCAACCAAATGAATGAAGATATGCAGAAGTCTATTATGGATGTAAGAGGATCCATGCATACTGCGATGAAGTATCAGAACGAATGGACCGAAAATATCTTGAAGAACATGCCCAAGGTGCTGACAAGCAATTCAATGGGAAGCCTTAAAAATGTGTTTAAGGACACACCCGCAATTATAGTAGGGTCAGGGCCTTCTTTAGCGGCTGACATAGAGTATATAAGAAAATTAAAAGAAAAGTGCGTTGTCATTGCGGCTGGATCAAGTATTCAAGCATTTCTTCACCATGAGCTGAGTCCGCATTTTGTCGTTTCAATGGATGGTTCTGAAATGAATTATAAAGTGTTTAAGGATTTGGACATGGGGAGCATTTCCCTCGTCTTTAGTCCAATGATCAAGTACAAGATACTTGAAAACATGGAATCCGAAAACCTATACCATTTATTTTTTAATAACGATAATCCTTCAACATATTTATATAATCTCAATGAACAAGATCTCACCGTGTTCACAACTGCTTCTGTTACCGGAACAGCTATCCAAATGGCTGTTCACTTGGGCTGTACGGATATCATATTGATGGGGCAGGACTTTTCATTCCCAGAGGATCAGTTTTATGCGGAAGGAGTAAAAGCAGATAAAGCTCGCGTAGAGAGAGTGTTAGCCAAAGCAACATTGCAGGTTCCTAACGTGAATGGCGGCTACAACAAAACTACACCTGTTCTATTAAACACACTCCATGATACCGAATTGCTGATTAGCAAGTACGACAAACAAGTGGGATTCGTGAATACCTCGAAAGTAGGGGCACGCATCAGGGGAACGGAATCGAAACCGATAGAGAAAGTCTATCACGAAATCATGGACAGATACGCAGATAATATTTCTGTAGAAGAGATCACGCGCTTTAATCGTGCAAAGCTTCCTGCCAGTAAAGTGAAGAGGACGAGATATCGCGTTCAGAAGTCTTTGGATGAATTGAGTGAATTGGGGGATCACTTACTTGTGCTGAATACAATGCTGCACAAGATACCAAGTTTGATTGGGAAGATGGACCTAGGCAAACTAACAAGCTTATTGGACCAAATTGATTCCGAATGGCAGTTGATCAACAAATATGCGGTAACCAAACATATGCTATCCTTTACCCTGCAAGTACAAATTTCAATTTTCCTAAGGTTTGTACCTGATATTAATGAAGCTGGTTCAGTTATGGAGAAAGCCGAATTATTACATAAACACTTGAGGAAGTTGATTCAAAATATAATGGACGTTACTCCATTTCTGGAGCAGGAATTATCAAAAGCAATTGAACGGATCGATAAGAGCTTGACCCAAGGAGTTGAAGTAGAGTGAATACAGGTACAAAAACTGTTTTAGTGACAGGTGCTGATGGTTTTATCGGATCGCATCTTGTGGAAGCTTTAATTCGTCATAATTATAATGTCAAGGCATTCGTCTACTATAATTCTTTTAGCTCATGGGGGTGGCTAGACCACATTCCAGAACACTTGAAGAAAGAGTTGGAGGTATTTGCTGGAGATATACGTGATCCATATGGAGTTAAGGAAGCGATGAAAGGTTGCGATATTGTACTCCATCTTGCTGCATTAATCGCGATCCCGTATTCCTATCATTCACCAGAGACTTATATTGATACCAATATAAAAGGCACATTAAATATAGTACAAGCTGCAAGAGAACTGGAAGTTGAGAAAGTCATTCACACTTCAACGAGCGAGGTTTACGGCACGGCATTAACGGTACCTATTTCGGAAGAACATCCATTGCAGGGTCAGTCCCCATATTCTGCTTCTAAAATTGGGGCTGATCAAATCGCAATGTCATTCTATCGATCTTTTGGAACACCCGTTTCAATTGTACGTCCATTTAATACCTATGGACCACGACAATCGGCTCGGGCGATTATCCCCACTGTCATTACTCAGATAGCCAATGGAGTGAGGGAGTTGAAACTGGGTTCATTGCATCCAACTAGAGACTTTAGTTATATCGATGATACGGTGGAAGGGTTTATTCACGCAATGCTTGAAGAGAAATCTGTAGGTGAAGTAGTGAACTTAGGGACAGGCTATGAAATTTCGATTAAAGAGACTGTAGAATTAATAGCGCGGATTATGGACAAGCAGGTTGCTATTACTACGGATACTCAGCGATTAAGGCCAGAGAAGAGTGAAGTGGAACGATTATGCTCGGATAATAGGAAGGCGAGAAATTTGTTGGGATGGAGTCCTAATTATGGGGATAGAGATGGTTTGATAAGGGGATTGACTCGAACGATAGAATGGTTCACTGCTAGTGAAAATCTAAGCCTATACAAGCATGAAAGGTACAATATATAGGTGGAGTGGCTTGGAGTAAAAAAATAGGAGCGTCGATTACAAATGACTATGGACACTCATCAGGTTATTTTAAGTACAGAGAGAAGAATCGAACAAATGGCGGGGGATAGCCGATCAAACAAAGCAATATATCTATTCGGCGGCAGCTCCGGCGCACGGATATTTTTGGAGGATTACCCTGCCATAAATGTAAAGCGGATCGTTGACAATGATCCCAAGAAATGGGG
Coding sequences within it:
- a CDS encoding motility associated factor glycosyltransferase family protein produces the protein MKDYTVTNLIIFREYYPNLYRILRNKTRDSLKYELMDSRSGLRTLQYTNKDKQILTPIHSKYDPMNEAEKWIGQQYDKLARSRHIIIYGFGLGYHIEKLIYEFPDVNLYIYEPDIEIMLASMEARDLSSILKHSRIISFAVGNEEQVRRSFLQGVLNHIKDSVEVLQLPSYSKLFAEQINQMNEDMQKSIMDVRGSMHTAMKYQNEWTENILKNMPKVLTSNSMGSLKNVFKDTPAIIVGSGPSLAADIEYIRKLKEKCVVIAAGSSIQAFLHHELSPHFVVSMDGSEMNYKVFKDLDMGSISLVFSPMIKYKILENMESENLYHLFFNNDNPSTYLYNLNEQDLTVFTTASVTGTAIQMAVHLGCTDIILMGQDFSFPEDQFYAEGVKADKARVERVLAKATLQVPNVNGGYNKTTPVLLNTLHDTELLISKYDKQVGFVNTSKVGARIRGTESKPIEKVYHEIMDRYADNISVEEITRFNRAKLPASKVKRTRYRVQKSLDELSELGDHLLVLNTMLHKIPSLIGKMDLGKLTSLLDQIDSEWQLINKYAVTKHMLSFTLQVQISIFLRFVPDINEAGSVMEKAELLHKHLRKLIQNIMDVTPFLEQELSKAIERIDKSLTQGVEVE
- a CDS encoding NAD-dependent 4,6-dehydratase LegB: MNTGTKTVLVTGADGFIGSHLVEALIRHNYNVKAFVYYNSFSSWGWLDHIPEHLKKELEVFAGDIRDPYGVKEAMKGCDIVLHLAALIAIPYSYHSPETYIDTNIKGTLNIVQAARELEVEKVIHTSTSEVYGTALTVPISEEHPLQGQSPYSASKIGADQIAMSFYRSFGTPVSIVRPFNTYGPRQSARAIIPTVITQIANGVRELKLGSLHPTRDFSYIDDTVEGFIHAMLEEKSVGEVVNLGTGYEISIKETVELIARIMDKQVAITTDTQRLRPEKSEVERLCSDNRKARNLLGWSPNYGDRDGLIRGLTRTIEWFTASENLSLYKHERYNI